A stretch of DNA from Gimesia chilikensis:
GACGGAGGCAATGATCCAGCTGAGGTCGTTCATGCTTTCCTTTTCGACGGAACTGAAGAAGACGGCACCGCCGATCATGACGACTGAAGCCAGGACGGCGATCAGGCGGGCGCACCGCAGGTAGAAGCGGTCTTCCCTACCCGGGGCCAGCCAGGGTTTGAGCAGATCGACCGTGGTGACTGTGGCGATGGAGTTGATCGAGGAGTCGAGGCTGGACATGGCAGCCGCGAGGACTCCCGAGATGACGAGCCCGGCGAGGCCCGCGGGGACCTGGGTGAGGATGAACCAGGGGAAAACTTCGTCGGCCTGGAGGTTGGTGACTGCGGATTCCGGGAAGACGCGGTAGAAGACGAAGACGCAGGTGCCGACGAGGAAGAAGAAGGACCAGGTCAATACGGCGAGGACGGAGTAAATCGTGGTCGCCTTGCGGGCTTCGCGGAGGCTGCGGGCGGCGATGAACCGCTGGACGACGTTCTGGTCGCTGGAGTAAATCGTCAGCCAGTTGAGCAGGCCCAGCAGGGAGACAGTCCAGAAAGTGCGTTCGGTCAGGTTGAAGTCAAACGAGCCGATGCCGAACTTACCCTGGGCGGAACCGACTTCAAAGACCTGAGCGAGTCCGCCGGGCAGACGCAGGATGATGATCGTGAAACAGAGAATGCCCCCCAGCCAGAGGACGATGGTTTGAATGACGTCGGTCCAGATGACGGCTTCGATTCCTCCGGCGATGGTGTAGAAGGAGATGAAGATGCCGACGCCGATGATGACGAGGCGGATATCCCAGCCGGTGAGCAGGCTGACCGGAATCGAAACCAGGAAGAGAACTTTTCCGAGGCGAATCAGTTGCAGGAGAATGAAACTGAGGGTGCCGTATAGACGGGGGATGGTGCCGTAACGGTCGCCCAGGTATTCGAAGGCACTGGTGGTGTTTCCCCGACGAAAGAAGGGGATGAAGACGATGATGGCCAGTACCGCGACGAAGGGTAAGGTGAGGTTGGAGATCAGCTGTCGCCAGTCGAGGGCGAAGGCAGCCGCCGGGAAGGCGAGGAACGTAACCGAGCTGATGGAGGTGCCCAGCATGGAGAGGCCGATGGCCCAGCCGGGGAAATTTCGATCGCCGAGGAAGTAGTGTTCGGTGGACTGGTTGCGGCGGGAAAACCAGATTCCCATTCCTGCCATGAGCGTGAGATAGACGAGGATCGCGGCCAGATCGAGTGGCCGAAAGTGAACCGAATTGGCGAGGAGCACTGATAACATAATCGGCCATCCTACTGTTGACGGTGCCGCTGCGGAATAGGAGAATCGGTTATTTATATGTCAAAAACGATCATGGGGCGTGGCTGTGGCGGGAAGTCCTTTTCAGTATGTTGCGAGCAGCCGGGTGCGCTTTCACCAGGAACTGCATCTGCGGCCCCGACGGATCTCGCATTACCGGTTTCTGTATGTGGAAGCGGGCAGCGGTGCGTATCGGATCGCTGAGGAATCGTTTGAGGTCACTGCGGGTTGGCTGGGCCTCCTGGCACCCGGAGTGCGGGAGAACCGGTATTTCGGGCGGGAGCCGGTGTCGTATCTGTTCGTCGAATTTCAGGCGGCAACGCGGCTGACCGAACAGCGCGCGGTCCCCTTCCCGGGTCAGGATCCGCAGCGATCGGCGCTGATCGGTTTGTTGAAAACGATCCAGGCGGAACAGGCGGATGCGGGGGGCTGTCTCTTGGCGGCGTCGGTGCGGCTGATGTTTCCGGAGGGCGATCAAGGCACACAGCGACGGCTGGATGATCGACTGCGGAAGGTGGTGCGGCTGATTGAGGCGGCTCCGGATCAGAATCATCGGATCAGCGCGCTGGCGGAGACTGCGGGGCTCTCGGAGCCGCATCTCAGGCGGTTATTTCGTGAGCAGGTGGGCGAGAGTCCCAAGCAGTTTCTGAGACGGACCCGCATGGAATTCGCACGGCGGCTGATGCAGCAGGAGGGGCTGCGGGTGGGAGAAGTCGCGCACCTGTTGGGCTTTGCGAGTGTCTTTCAGTTCTCGGCCCAGTATCGGCAGGTGCTGGGGCATCCGCCTTCGGCGGATCGGGGGACGGGATGATGCGTCAGCAGGAGAATCTGTTTCGCTTCCTGACGTCGATATTCCGGGTGTGTATGATGTATGTGGTAAGATGATCTGATGGTGGCAGGAGTGTCGTTACTGCAATGTATTCAAAGAGAACTGGTGGAGAGGTGATGGACGTCTTTAAGCGAATCAATGAGATTGTTGAGAAAACGAATATTGATGATTTCAGAATAGATTCTTATACAGGGGCTGATCTTCTGATTACCGGAAGTTTTGATTTCGCGTATTATCACGAGGTCGAAGTCGAGTTTCACGAGGTTATGTATCTTTCCTTGCCAGTTCTGTTTTCGAACCCACTCTTTCGGCTGGCCTCCGATGACGAAATCGAAGTGGTTCGAAAATTCATTGCCGTCAGTGACAGGCATACGGTTTTTTGTATTGAAGCTGAAAGTGATGCCAGTTTTGAGAAAATTCCTTTTTATGTGGTTGCTGAAAGTGTCAGGCTGCGAGAAGGGATCGTTTATTATTATGAACGGGAACATTTAGAAGAGAATGAGCGGATTGCGGACTGGGTGAAACGAAAATCCTGAAGGTGGCCTGCTGCTCTTTTTTTCAGCCGGATGGGCGTTGTCTGGTATTCACTGTCGGGCAAGCCGACAGGTGGCACCCCGTGAGAGAGGAATCGTCAGAACAAACATGATTAAGAACATCAGAGAATGTATCCTTGTATTGTTTTTTATCCTGCTCTTACCGATTCTTGTGCCTTATTCGCTGTTAATGGACCGGGTTGAGAAGCGCAGACGCAGACAGCTGGCGAGTCGGTTTGTCTGTGAGCAATGCGGTAAAGTGCTCGGGGTCGAGGCGCTTCAACTGGCGGATGAACGCTGGGATGAGATCGTGAAAGAAATTATCGCAAAGAGTGAACCAGGAACCAGGCTGAGGCTGGTTCGCACGGTCGATGCGATCTGTCCGCACTGTGGTTGCCAGTATCTGTATCGCAAAGCGGAACGGACCTTCGTGGTACGTGAGGTGTCTCCTGAGTGGGAACGGCTGGAATCGAAACTGGATTCAGAATAATGAGATTGAGTTGTTCCCTGCTCTGGAGAAACTGCTTGCAGTCTGCTGGCTAGATTGCTACGTTGAGGCTGGCACTAGTCTCGATCAAAGCATGACATTCTCACAGTAAGCTTTACTGTGTGAGGGGGAGACTCTGCCTGAGCCGCGATGGCGGTTCGCATTTCTTCCGCTCACAGTCTGCTGTGTATTCATGCCGTCCCTTCACAAAAATGCCTATCGAATCTACAGGAGTGTGCAATGATCGTTCACGATCTGGTGCAGGCGCAACGCACCTTGCTACGAAATGTCTGGTTCTGCTGTCTGGGGCTGACGATGTTCACGGTTGCACCGCTGGCAGTGCAGGCAGATGAGGAACCGCGGACTTCGGAAAATGATCCAGAACTGCAAGAGGACCTGAAAAAGCTGCAGGGGACATGGGAACTGTACCACGGCAATGAACTCAAAGGAGCACCCAATACTCGCAGCGTGAAGATGATCGAAGGGAACATAGAAACGATGCGGCGTTACAACCTGCAGGGGAAATTGGCTCGTGAATGGCAGGTCGAATTCATTCTGCAGAAAGACGGGGATTTGAAGATCTTTACGTTCTATCCCGTCGGCGGAAAACCGGGTCAGGGGGCTTCGTTTCTGTATCGCATCCAGGGGGATCGTTTTTTTGATGTGCCGGGGATGTTCACAGGCGAAAAATACCGCAACTATCTGCGGGAGCCGGCGTTCTGGGTCTGGAACCGAGTAAAGGATGAGGATGCGGACAGACAGCAGCAGACGAAATTGACGCCCGCGCAGCTGAATATCATCACGGTGATGCCGGGAGATCATATCTTTGTGGGGCATCGCCATCAGAACAAGTATCGAGAGATGAATCTGGATGAGCTGAAAGCGCACCTGGAAAAATATAAACCGAAGCAGGTCACGCTGGCCGTAGATCAGAAAGCGGAGATGGAATTCACGAACAAGGTGATTCAACTGTGCCAGGACCTGGGAGTGAAAGAGCTGGAGATCAGGAAGACGAGTGATGATCCGCTCTTGAAGTCGGAAGCCAAACCAGAAGCGAAGCCGGAAGCAAAGCCCGCAGAGTCAGCCACGATATTTTAGCAGGTGTTCTGTTATGGCCGGTCAACCGAATGACTGTCCGCTGTGTGCGGCTCCTGTGGAATACAAGCTGGATGCTGACGCCGAATTGCTCTGCTGTCCGGTGTGTGGTTGTCGGATCGAGGGGGCCTCGCTGCTGCTGGCGTTCTGGGAACGGGAGCGGACGGCGATCGAACTCTCGCTCTCCGGCCCTGTGACACTGGAGACCCGGTTAAGCGAACTGGAGTATGAATCACTGACGCTGGTCGAACTGGTGATGTTGCTGGAAGGCAATGTCGATGTCGTCGGTTCAGAAGTCGATTATGAGGCATTGAATCAGGCGCGGACAGTGCGTGAGTTGTTCGGCCGCCTGTCGCATGTGGTTGCAATGCGGGAAGATTGAAACGTGTTGACTTTTTTCAGATCGATGTATCTCACTCAAAAGTATCGGGAAGAATTGAAAGGGTGCGAAGAACGCGTGCTGGCGGAATGCTTTGCCGGGCTGGAGCGTGGCAGGTCCATCAATGATGGCATGACGGCGATACTGACCGTTTTTCTATACGGGAAGGTCGTTCGAGAAGAGCACGGTCGACTCTATATCGAATTTTGTTACTACCTCAAAAATAAAGGATTTGTTGAGGCACGCGGAATTGTGGACTGTGTTTCTGAAAACGGGGTTGTGACTGAAATCAGACTTGAGGAGAAATCATGAACGAGCGACTGGAGGAGAAAACGAATCCGTTGATGGAGGCGGTGACCTCTGACGCACGGTGGGAATTAGAAGACGAGCTGCTGGTGCAGGTGCTGGGCTTTACGCTGTATGGTTATGCGTTTGGTGTGGGGCGTGTCATCTTTCTGATGGATGTGGAGGACATCAATGCGAGTGTGGCGGGACAACTGGCGGCACTGGGAGTCGGTCCGAAATATGCGCAGGGTCTGGTCGAAGCGGCGTTCGAATGTTTTATGAATGAAGAGGATCAATCGGTGCATTCGCAACTGGTGAATATCGGGCACTCGCATATCGCATCCGAGGATTTGAGCGAGTGTGTGGAATCGATTTTCACGAACACCGAAACGCTGCGCGAGCATCTGGAATGAGCTGGTGGCGTAGTGCTGGCACGCGCTGAGGCGCAAGATTGATGTGCACACATCTGAGAATCGTGGCGTCAGATAACGACTGCGGGAATTCCTGAGATTAATTACGTTTCTCTCTGAAAACGTTTTTGAACTGGTGATCAGTATGGTATAAGTGTGAGTGTTCTGTGCTGGCTCCAGTACAGGCGCGGCAGAAGCACAATAGCGCGCGACGTGGTCTTCTGCATTCTACGTTAGCACGAATGAATACATCACTTCAGGGGAAATGAGCTATGAGTAACGCAGAAGCGGCGTCGCAGGATGAAATGATCCAGGCTGTCTATCACTTCGCTGCAGAGAAGATGCGGGACGGCGCGTCGAATCAGGAGATCCAGAAGGCACTGATGGAACAAGGCGTCGATGAAGAATCAGCGGGCATCATCGTGACGCAGTTGAATGAACTGCGGGATCAACAGGCGAAAGAAGCCGGTCAGAAAAACATGATGTTTGGCGCCCTGTGGTGCATCGGCGGGATCGTGGTTACCGCACTGACGTATTCCGCTGCTTCCGAAGGGGGCTCTTACGTAGTTGCCTGGGGCGCGATTATTTTTGGTGCCGTTCAGTTCTTCCGGGGGATGTTTCAGACCGGGATGTGAGACTTGGAGACTTGTTGATGCGACGGGGAATTGTACTTATTCAAGTGTGTGTGCTGTTGCTGCTGGCGCCGACTCCCCTGCCCGCCTGTTTCTGGGATTACGATACCCTGCAGATGGAGCGGCAACGGTTTCCTTACGCGCAGGAACTGATTGCCGGTCATTTTCTCAGACATTCCGAGGCTTATTATCAATGGCGTGTTCAAGAC
This window harbors:
- a CDS encoding sodium:solute symporter; translation: MLSVLLANSVHFRPLDLAAILVYLTLMAGMGIWFSRRNQSTEHYFLGDRNFPGWAIGLSMLGTSISSVTFLAFPAAAFALDWRQLISNLTLPFVAVLAIIVFIPFFRRGNTTSAFEYLGDRYGTIPRLYGTLSFILLQLIRLGKVLFLVSIPVSLLTGWDIRLVIIGVGIFISFYTIAGGIEAVIWTDVIQTIVLWLGGILCFTIIILRLPGGLAQVFEVGSAQGKFGIGSFDFNLTERTFWTVSLLGLLNWLTIYSSDQNVVQRFIAARSLREARKATTIYSVLAVLTWSFFFLVGTCVFVFYRVFPESAVTNLQADEVFPWFILTQVPAGLAGLVISGVLAAAMSSLDSSINSIATVTTVDLLKPWLAPGREDRFYLRCARLIAVLASVVMIGGAVFFSSVEKESMNDLSWIIASVFGGCLLGLFMLGFFTRRVDNTAAVIGLAGAILVNLYLGLSTGGWLPAAWSLQIHTYWVGLFVNLAFISLALLISLFRSPNNRDLTGLTVWTQERQT
- a CDS encoding helix-turn-helix domain-containing protein; the protein is MAGSPFQYVASSRVRFHQELHLRPRRISHYRFLYVEAGSGAYRIAEESFEVTAGWLGLLAPGVRENRYFGREPVSYLFVEFQAATRLTEQRAVPFPGQDPQRSALIGLLKTIQAEQADAGGCLLAASVRLMFPEGDQGTQRRLDDRLRKVVRLIEAAPDQNHRISALAETAGLSEPHLRRLFREQVGESPKQFLRRTRMEFARRLMQQEGLRVGEVAHLLGFASVFQFSAQYRQVLGHPPSADRGTG